In a single window of the Candidatus Thermoplasmatota archaeon genome:
- a CDS encoding PKD domain-containing protein, whose product MISVVAVLATLAFIMPSAANVAYPDKVQDCSKCHGPALGTYYEDIMSISVSKTVLLPGEIYSVGIDIVIQTGLSKKETGYAIEDLGASTWPVWLDTTVVQSHYDQAMTAPSTPGSYSYRVWGESGPATSNGKTDYDDYTIAVEQAPPVNRPPTVAPLANVSGAARIAMNFSASATDLDGDILTYTWNFGDSTALVVGSSVSHTYIAAGLHTFTVSVDDAHGHNVTASANANVTAPFILNLVTGWNFVSLPLVGYGYKASTLGLNSGDTVAQWNPATGMYQSHIVGVPVNDFTIAPSTGYWINVPSGTRTLTLYGSVPTAVQSKTITVPAGGGWAIIGFESLNMTRHARDIPAMYSVAGSITTVASYNPVTKAYTSWLSVIPAVNNFLLVPGQAYWILVGASGTLTYNP is encoded by the coding sequence GTGATTTCGGTCGTCGCAGTGCTTGCAACGCTCGCATTCATAATGCCGAGCGCGGCCAACGTGGCGTATCCGGACAAGGTACAGGATTGCAGCAAATGCCACGGGCCCGCGCTGGGAACATACTACGAGGACATCATGTCGATAAGCGTGTCCAAGACTGTGCTCCTGCCGGGGGAGATCTATAGCGTGGGCATAGACATTGTCATTCAGACGGGCTTATCCAAGAAGGAAACGGGATACGCGATTGAGGACCTAGGTGCGAGCACATGGCCCGTCTGGCTTGACACCACCGTGGTGCAGAGCCACTACGATCAGGCGATGACGGCTCCGAGCACGCCAGGCAGCTACAGCTACAGAGTCTGGGGCGAGTCAGGACCGGCGACGTCGAACGGGAAGACCGACTACGATGACTACACGATAGCGGTAGAGCAGGCTCCACCGGTGAACAGACCGCCGACCGTCGCTCCACTTGCGAACGTGAGCGGCGCGGCGAGGATTGCGATGAACTTCAGCGCCTCGGCGACCGACCTCGACGGGGACATTCTGACGTACACCTGGAACTTCGGCGATAGCACTGCCCTCGTTGTGGGTAGCTCGGTGTCGCACACATACATCGCTGCTGGTTTGCACACCTTCACGGTATCAGTGGATGACGCCCATGGTCACAACGTCACGGCCTCTGCGAACGCCAACGTAACCGCGCCCTTCATACTCAACCTCGTGACGGGTTGGAACTTCGTGTCTCTACCCCTTGTCGGCTACGGCTACAAGGCGAGCACGCTCGGCCTGAACTCGGGTGACACGGTGGCCCAATGGAACCCAGCGACAGGAATGTATCAGAGCCACATTGTCGGTGTTCCAGTGAACGACTTCACCATCGCTCCGAGCACCGGCTACTGGATCAACGTGCCGAGCGGGACGAGGACGCTCACTCTCTACGGAAGCGTCCCGACTGCCGTGCAGTCTAAGACGATCACCGTCCCGGCGGGTGGCGGCTGGGCGATCATAGGCTTCGAGTCGCTCAACATGACCAGGCATGCGAGGGATATCCCCGCGATGTATAGCGTCGCAGGGAGCATCACGACGGTAGCATCCTACAACCCGGTCACGAAGGCGTACACGAGCTGGCTCAGCGTCATACCGGCCGTGAACAACTTCCTGCTGGTCCCCGGACAGGCATACTGGATCTTGGTCGGTGCGAGCGGAACGCTGACCTATAACCCATGA
- a CDS encoding ribonuclease HI family protein, with the protein MPVVSKLIVYTDGGSRGNPGPAAIAYVMYDSVGSIIEKDSKSIGRHTNNEAEYEAVLWAIERIRERSCLSVKVFTDSEFVVKQVKGIYVRKDPRMAQYARRVEANLRLFDSFELNHVPRTNPRQAMVDSMVNAALDANS; encoded by the coding sequence ATGCCAGTTGTTAGCAAACTCATCGTGTACACAGACGGAGGGTCGAGGGGAAACCCCGGCCCGGCGGCGATAGCTTATGTGATGTATGATTCAGTGGGCAGCATCATCGAAAAGGATTCCAAAAGCATCGGCAGGCACACCAACAACGAGGCGGAGTATGAAGCGGTGCTCTGGGCAATCGAGAGGATCAGAGAGCGAAGCTGTCTCAGCGTCAAGGTCTTCACAGACAGCGAGTTCGTTGTCAAGCAGGTCAAGGGAATCTATGTCCGAAAAGATCCTCGGATGGCTCAGTACGCGAGGCGAGTGGAGGCCAACTTGAGACTGTTTGACTCCTTCGAGCTGAACCATGTGCCGCGGACCAACCCGAGACAGGCGATGGTCGACTCGATGGTCAACGCCGCTTTGGACGCCAATAGTTGA